In one Lycium barbarum isolate Lr01 chromosome 7, ASM1917538v2, whole genome shotgun sequence genomic region, the following are encoded:
- the LOC132604450 gene encoding extensin-2-like: protein MRLRGNGPGRGHHLHQILVALAILAVANVVSADTYIYSSPPPPTNEYKSPPPPSSSPPPPYEYKSPPPPSPSPPPPYIYKSPPPPSPSPTPPYVYKSPPPPSPSPPPPYEYKSPPPPLSSPPPPYVYTSPPTPSPSPPQPYEYKSPPPPSPSPPPPYVHKSPPPPSPSPPPSYYYKFPPPPSPSPPPPYYYKSPPPPSPSPPPQYYYKSPPPPSPSPPPPYYYKSPPPPSPSPPPPYYYKSPPPPSPSPPPPYYSKSPPPPSPSPPPPYYYKSPPPPSPSPPPPYYYKSPPPPSSSPPPLYYHKSPPPPAKPYPSPYYYSSPPPPMKSPPPYHYSSPPPPTKSPPPPYHYISPTPPVRSLPPPYYYSSPPPPKKAPHTPHYYSSPPPSKKSSPTSYYYTSPPPSIKPSPTPYNHASPPPPKKFSPSPYYYTSPPPLTHYYPSRHHMVVMVVGQVYCLRCYDWKHQKMSHGKIYHKDVVVRVTCKAGNKLIAGYGNTKINGKFSITLKGFDYRKYGAKACQAKLHRAPKGSKCNIPTNIHLGNTGASLKVYSKTSHEVVLYAESFAYAPKTPYGMCKKTKPTPAPYYYKSSPHPSPDYVYKSPPTPSPAYVYKSPPPPSPEHIYKSPLRPTYHYKSPPPPAKSQSPHYYYKSPPPPSPSTPSPIYYNKSPHPPSTSPSPHYHYKSPSSSPSSPPPYYYNSPPHPSPSPPPPYYYKSPPPSSPSPPSPYYYKSPPPLSLSPPPPYYYKSPPPPLASPSPSYYYKSPPPPSPSPPPLYYYKSPPPPSLSPPPPYYYKSPPPPSPSPPPPYYYNSPPPPSPSPPPPYYYKSPPPPSASPSPSYYYKSQPPPSPSPPPPYYYKSPPPPSPSPPPSYYYKSPPPPSSSPPPPYYYKSPPPPSPSPPPPYYYKSPPPPSTSPSPSYYYKSPPPPSPSPPPPYNYKSPPPPSPSPPPPYYYKSPPRPSSSPPPPYHYKSPPPPSPSPPPPYYYKSPPPPSPSPPPPYYYKSPPPPIKSPPPPYHYNSPPPPIKSPHPPVYIYASPPPPINY, encoded by the exons ATGAGGCTTCGAGGCAATGGCCCAGGCAGGGGTCATCATTTGCATCAAATTTTGGTGGCATTGGCCATATTGGCGGTTGCTAATGTAGTTTCAGCAGACACTTACATATATTCTTCTCCGCCACCTCCAACGAATGAGTACAAGTCACCACCACCTCCTTCTTCATCTCCACCACCACCTTATGAGTACAAATCTCCACCTCCTCCATCACCTTCTCCCCCACCACCATACATCTATAAATCTCCACCTCCTCCTTCACCGTCTCCAACTCCTCCATATGTGTATAAGTCTCCACCTCCTCCATCGCCTTCACCCCCACCACCTTATGAGTATAAATCACCTCCTCCCCCTCTATCTTCTCCCCCACCACCATATGTGTACACGTCTCCACCAACCCCATCACCTTCACCTCCACAACCTTATGAGTATAAATCACCACCTCCTCCTTCACCTTCTCCACCACCACCATATGTGCATAAGTCTCCACCACCTCCGTCACCATCTCCACCACCATCATACTACTACAAATTCCCTCCTCCACCGTCACCATCGCCTCCACCACCATATTACTACAAGTCTCCACCACCTCCCTCACCATCACCACCACCCCAATATTACTACAAGTCTCCACCACCTCCCTcgccatcaccaccaccaccctACTACTATAAGTCTCCACCTCCACCTTCACCGTCGCCTCCACCGCCATACTATTACAAATCTCCACCACCGCCCTCACCATCACCACCCCCACCCTATTATTCTAAGTCTCCTCCACCACCTTCGCCATCCCCTCCCCCACCATATTATTATAAATCTCCACCGCCTCCCTCACCTTCTCCTCCACCACCTTACTATTATAAGTCGCCTCCACCACCATCGTCATCACCTCCTCCACTTTATTACCACAAGTCTCCACCTCCGCCTGCTAAGCCATATCCTTCCCCATACTATTATAGTTCTCCACCCCCACCAATGAAGTCTCCTCCGCCATATCACTACtcttcaccaccaccaccaacgaAATCACCTCCCCCACCATATCACTATATTTCCCCAACACCACCAGTAAGGTCACTTCCTCCTCCGTACTACTACAGTTCTCCACCGCCACCCAAGAAGGCACCTCATACTCCACACTATTATAGTTCTCCTCCACCATCTAAGAAGTCATCTCCTACGTCATATTACTACACTTCCCCTCCACCCTCGATTAAGCCATCTCCAACTCCATACAACCACGCCTCCCCACCACCACCAAAGAAGTTTTCTCCCTCACCATACTACTACACTTCACCACCACCACTTACTCATTACTATCCTTCACGCCATCACATGGTGGTCATGGTTGTTGGACAAGTCTATTGTTTAAGATGCTACGACTGGAAACACCAAAAAATGTCTCATGGCAAGATATACCACAAAG ATGTTGTTGTTCGAGTGACTTGCAAGGCTGGTAACAAGTTAATTGCCGGTTATGGTAATACTAAGATCAATGGAAAATTTAGCATAACTCTTAAAGGATTTGACTATCGCAAATATGGAGCAAAGGCTTGCCAGGCTAAACTCCACAGGGCACCAAAAGGTTCAAAGTGTAACATTCCTACAAATATTCATTTGGGAAATACGGGTGCTAGCCTCAAAGTGTACTCAAAGACTAGTCATGAAGTTGTACTCTATGCAGAATCATTTGCTTATGCTCCTAAGACACCTTATGGGATGTGCAAGAAGACCAAACCTACACCTGCTCCATACTACTACAAATCTTCTCCACATCCATCACCGGATTATGTTTATAAGTCACCTCCTACTCCATCACCAGCATATGTTTACAAGTCACCTCCTCCTCCATCACCAGAACACATTTACAAATCTCCACTGCGACCTACTTACCATTACAAATCTCCACCACCGCCAGCTAAGTCTCAATCACCTCATTATTACTACAAGTCTCCACCTCCACCATCACCAAGTACACCTTCACCTATATACTATAACAAGTCACCTCATCCACCATCAACGTCTCCGTCACCACACTACCATTACAAGTCAccttcttcatccccatcttctCCTCCGCCTTACTATTATAACTCACCACCACACCCATCACCATCTCCTCCGCCTCCTTACTATTACAAATCTCCTCCACCCTCATCACCTTCTCCTCCTTCTCCATACTACTACAAGTCCCCACCACCACTATCTCTCTCTCCTCCTCCACCATACTACTACAAATCCCCACCACCACCATTGGCATCTCCTTCACCATCCTACTACTACAAGTCTCCACCACCACCGTCACCATCACCTCCACCACTATATTACTACaagtcaccaccaccaccatcactaTCACCACCACCGCCTTACTACTATAAGTCTCCTCCTCCACCATccccatcaccaccaccaccctACTACTACAACTCCCCACCACCACCATCTCCCTCTCCTCCTCCACCATACTACTACAAATCCCCACCACCGCCATCGGCATCTCCTTCACCATCCTACTACTACAAGTCTCAACCACCACCGTCACCATCACCTCCACCACCATACTACTACaagtcaccaccaccaccatcaccatCACCGCCACCGTCTTACTACTATAAGTCTCCTCCTCCACCATCctcatcaccaccaccaccctACTACTACAAGTCCCCACCACCACCATCTCCCTCTCCTCCTCCACCATACTACTACAAATCCCCACCACCACCATCGACATCTCCTTCACCATCCTACTACTACAAGTCTCCACCACCACCGTCACCATCACCTCCACCACCATACAACTATaagtcaccaccaccaccatcaccatcaccaccaCCGCCGTACTACTATAAGTCTCCTCCTCGACCATCCTCATCACCTCCCCCGCCCTACCACTACAAGTCcccaccaccaccatcaccatCTCCCCCACCTCCATATTACTACAAGTCcccaccaccaccatcaccatCTCCCCCACCTCCATACTACTACAAGTCTCCTCCACCACCAATCAAgtctcctcctcctccttatcACTACAACTCGCCTCCCCCACCCATAAAATCTCCTCATCCGCCAGTATACATTTATGCTTCTCCACCACCTCCAATTAATTACTAA
- the LOC132604451 gene encoding chitinase-like protein 2, protein MVALKMKVLGFMLIMLSISVFTKGDENESPRPPTLVKIVKGKKMCAKDWECTKLSRFCCNLTISDYFETYQFENLFSKRNSPIAHAVGFWDYKSFITASADYQPLGFGTTGGKKMQMKEIAAFLGHVGSKTSCGYGVATGGPLAWGLCYNKEMSPSQDYCDDYFKLTYPCSPGVQYYGRGALPIYWNYNYGTIGEALKVDLLNHPEFIEQNATLAFQAAIWQWMNPVKKGQPSAHDAFVGNWKPTKNDTLSKRVPGFGTTMNILYGDNVCNQGDVDSMNNIISHYLYYLDLMGVGREEAGPNEILTCAEQKPFNPSSAPTASS, encoded by the exons ATGGTAGCTTTAAAGATGAAGGTGTTGGGATTTATGCTAATAATGCTTTCAATATCTGTATTTACAAAGGGTGATGAAAATGAATCACCTAGGCCACCAACATTGGTAAAAATAGTTAAGGGTAAAAAAATGTGTGCTAAAGATTGGGAATGTACTAAATTGTCAAGGTTTTGTTGTAATTTGACAATATCAGATTATTTTGAGACATACCAATTTGAGAATTTGTTTTCAAAGAGGAATTCACCAATAGCACATGCTGTTGGTTTTTGGGATTATAAATCTTTTATTACTGCTTCAGCTGATTATCAACCACTTGGTTTTGGTACTACTGGTGGTAAAAAAATGCAGATGAAAGAAATTGCTGCTTTTCTTGGCCATGTTGGAAGTAAAACTTCTT GTGGTTATGGAGTCGCTACGGGTGGACCATTGGCGTGGGGGCTTTGCTATAACAAGGAAATGAGTCCTAGCCAAGATTACTGTGATGACTACTTCAAGTTAACCTACCCGTGCTCTCCTGGAGTCCAATATTATGGTCGTGGTGCCTTGCCTATCTACTG GAACTACAACTATGGAACTATAGGCGAAGCGCTAAAGGTAGATCTGTTGAATCATCCCGAATTCATTGAACAAAACGCGACCTTGGCATTCCAAGCCGCAATTTGGCAGTGGATGAATCCGGTTAAAAAGGGTCAGCCTTCAGCTCATGATGCCTTTGTTGGCAATTGGAAGCCCACAAAGAATGACACATTGTCTAAACGAGTTCCCGGTTTTGGCACCACGATGAACATCCTCTACGGTGACAATGTTTGTAACCAAGGTGATGTTGACTCCATGAACAACATCATTTCCCACTATTTGTATTATCTCGACTTGATGGGCGTTGGTCGGGAGGAGGCAGGGCCTAACGAAATACTCACTTGCGCAGAACAAAAACCTTTCAATCCATCTTCCGCCCCCACTGCTTCTTCTTGA